One window from the genome of Leucobacter aridicollis encodes:
- a CDS encoding lysophospholipid acyltransferase family protein, with protein MTTPAKPARTGPIFFIGRAILKPVLWVLYRPRITGREHVPHTGPLLLVSNHESMLDTILIPSFTPRRVQFLAKASLFGSRLGRWFFTGIGAVAVHRGSSSTAQAALDAGREVLDAGSAFVVFPEGSRSKDGRLYRGRSGAAWLANETGAVVVPVGLRGTNRKLRDPRTGRRTRVSIEFGAPLDLRDLGGLSAGRARREATERIMGAIHELTGQDRAEKFAEGSTSA; from the coding sequence GTGACTACCCCCGCGAAACCGGCGCGCACAGGCCCCATTTTCTTTATCGGGCGCGCCATCTTGAAGCCCGTGCTGTGGGTGCTCTACCGCCCGCGTATCACCGGCCGCGAGCACGTCCCCCACACGGGCCCGCTCCTCCTGGTGAGCAATCACGAGTCGATGCTCGACACGATCCTGATCCCGTCGTTCACTCCGCGCCGGGTGCAGTTTCTCGCGAAGGCATCGCTCTTCGGCAGTCGGCTCGGCCGCTGGTTCTTCACTGGCATTGGCGCGGTTGCTGTGCACCGCGGCTCAAGCTCGACCGCGCAGGCCGCACTCGACGCGGGCCGGGAGGTGCTCGACGCGGGGAGCGCCTTCGTCGTGTTCCCAGAGGGCAGCCGGTCGAAGGACGGCAGGCTCTACCGCGGGCGCAGCGGTGCGGCTTGGCTCGCCAACGAGACCGGGGCGGTTGTCGTGCCCGTTGGGCTCCGCGGCACGAATCGGAAGTTACGCGACCCACGCACTGGGCGGCGAACGCGGGTGTCGATCGAGTTCGGTGCCCCGCTCGATCTCCGCGACCTCGGCGGCCTCTCCGCTGGCCGCGCGAGGCGAGAAGCGACTGAGCGGATTATGGGGGCGATTCACGAGCTCACCGGTCAGGATCGCGCCGAAAAGTTCGCCGAAGGCAGCACCTCCGCGTAG
- a CDS encoding M15 family metallopeptidase, whose protein sequence is MKLVSLGNVPVTAASTGAVRRSGVRRNAASAGAAALVCLTLFTGCASGGPAAPDTQGSTPSPKPETSQTPGPSPVEPGFDKSAQSIDDPGSLWVVTNKTRPLQPVDWAPSDLVATSGVENEFAQPLREPAARAVEALIGAASDAGHTVWIISAYRDYGTQVALYDGYVDRDGAEAADRYSARPGHSEHQTGLVVDLDDHGDCYLDGCFGDTPAGSWLAQHAADYGFVIRYPDGKEQVTGFMPEPWHFRFVGTELALEMREQGVATLEEFFGLPAAPDYS, encoded by the coding sequence ATGAAGCTCGTCTCGCTCGGCAACGTCCCGGTCACGGCCGCCTCCACAGGCGCTGTGCGCCGCTCAGGCGTGCGTCGCAATGCTGCCTCGGCCGGCGCGGCCGCGCTCGTCTGCCTGACCCTCTTCACAGGGTGTGCCTCAGGCGGGCCAGCAGCGCCGGATACCCAAGGGTCCACGCCCTCGCCAAAGCCTGAGACCTCGCAGACACCAGGTCCTTCACCGGTGGAACCAGGGTTCGACAAGAGTGCGCAGTCGATCGATGACCCGGGATCGCTCTGGGTCGTAACAAACAAGACACGGCCGTTGCAGCCGGTTGACTGGGCACCGAGCGATCTCGTTGCAACATCTGGCGTCGAGAACGAGTTCGCCCAGCCACTGCGGGAACCAGCTGCCCGAGCAGTTGAGGCACTCATCGGCGCTGCCTCCGATGCGGGCCACACCGTGTGGATCATCAGCGCCTACCGCGACTACGGCACCCAGGTCGCCCTCTACGACGGCTACGTCGACCGCGACGGCGCCGAGGCTGCAGACCGGTACTCGGCACGGCCGGGGCACTCGGAACACCAGACTGGGCTCGTCGTCGATCTCGATGACCATGGCGACTGCTACCTCGACGGCTGCTTCGGGGATACGCCCGCGGGCTCCTGGCTTGCCCAGCACGCGGCGGACTACGGGTTCGTCATCAGGTATCCAGACGGCAAGGAGCAGGTCACTGGGTTTATGCCGGAGCCCTGGCATTTCAGGTTTGTCGGCACTGAGCTCGCGCTCGAGATGCGCGAGCAGGGGGTTGCGACGCTCGAGGAGTTCTTCGGACTGCCTGCGGCGCCGGATTATTCGTAG
- a CDS encoding DUF4916 domain-containing protein produces MAIGTADLPDPDGPEDRPAPAGNPGWLNEEELLFVRGRIPVLYVEAVPVRLDGLGKVIEVGLLLRSTPEGHLTRAFVSGRVRFGEPLREALFRHLENDLGPMAFPQMPTTLMPAQVAEYFPMPGISQYVDERQHAVSLVYVVPVTGSCDPRQDALEVTWMTPEDALAADTLTELPGGRGELLRQVLSTVGC; encoded by the coding sequence ATGGCGATAGGAACCGCAGACCTTCCAGACCCCGACGGCCCGGAGGATCGCCCCGCGCCCGCGGGGAATCCGGGCTGGCTCAACGAGGAAGAACTGCTCTTCGTGCGCGGCCGGATTCCTGTGCTGTACGTCGAGGCTGTGCCAGTGAGGCTCGACGGCCTCGGCAAAGTCATCGAGGTCGGGTTGCTGCTCCGCAGCACACCGGAGGGACACCTGACGCGGGCATTCGTCTCCGGTCGAGTGCGGTTCGGGGAGCCGTTGCGTGAGGCGCTCTTTCGCCACCTCGAGAACGATCTCGGGCCGATGGCGTTTCCACAGATGCCGACGACACTGATGCCCGCACAGGTCGCCGAGTACTTCCCGATGCCTGGCATCTCGCAGTACGTCGACGAGCGTCAACATGCCGTCTCGCTCGTATACGTTGTGCCAGTGACGGGCAGCTGCGACCCCCGCCAAGACGCGCTTGAGGTGACCTGGATGACCCCGGAGGACGCGCTTGCTGCTGACACCCTTACAGAGCTTCCAGGCGGGCGCGGCGAGCTGCTGCGCCAAGTTTTGAGCACTGTCGGCTGCTGA
- a CDS encoding CapA family protein: protein MADNTQLDPRRSDSARPKRTALIAVIIAAALLLGGAAVAAVLLLGGSSDPDPAPKPAPSPSPTADVAEEPAAPAPIHVIAMGDMLPHDSVNENAKQPDGSYNYAQFFDGIRTQLDAADVTFCNQEVPSAGVDFGISGYPTFNAPTEFARDLREAGGCDLINLATNHNADKGIEGIAATRAAWDALSPAIVSGANRNAEEQGTVDILDMDGTSIALVSFAEFSNAPVDKVSMNFMDDDALVDRLMAQAREQADVVIVSAHWGTEDSHEVNDAQRSFAAKLAGLGADVVVGTGPHVLQPVTWLDKAGGGKTLVWYSIGNMLSTQLELDQRTGVIAGFDVVRGDDGSVTIENPTAIPTYMHYDWSAEQEAAGELAARHNLSLTPLADSDDLLKHTRFGVTAAAQLAATTNILGPDVRVVER from the coding sequence GTGGCTGACAACACGCAACTTGACCCCCGCCGTAGCGATTCCGCTCGCCCGAAGCGCACCGCGCTCATCGCCGTCATCATCGCTGCAGCGCTGCTGCTCGGCGGGGCGGCGGTCGCTGCGGTGCTGCTGTTGGGAGGATCGAGCGATCCTGACCCCGCGCCGAAGCCCGCGCCCAGCCCGTCGCCGACGGCCGACGTGGCTGAGGAGCCCGCCGCTCCGGCCCCAATCCACGTGATTGCCATGGGCGACATGCTGCCGCACGACTCCGTGAATGAGAATGCCAAGCAGCCCGACGGAAGCTACAACTACGCACAGTTCTTCGACGGGATCAGGACGCAGCTCGACGCTGCAGATGTCACCTTCTGTAATCAGGAGGTGCCAAGTGCCGGCGTCGACTTCGGCATCAGCGGCTACCCGACTTTTAACGCCCCGACAGAGTTTGCGCGCGACTTGCGCGAAGCGGGAGGGTGCGACCTGATTAACCTCGCGACAAACCATAACGCGGACAAAGGGATCGAGGGAATAGCTGCGACGCGCGCAGCGTGGGATGCGCTTTCGCCCGCAATTGTGAGCGGCGCAAATCGTAACGCCGAAGAGCAAGGAACCGTCGACATTCTCGACATGGATGGGACGAGCATTGCCCTCGTTTCGTTTGCAGAGTTCTCAAACGCGCCTGTCGACAAGGTCTCCATGAACTTCATGGACGACGACGCGCTCGTCGACAGGCTGATGGCGCAGGCTCGCGAGCAGGCCGACGTCGTCATCGTTTCCGCCCACTGGGGCACCGAAGACTCGCATGAGGTCAACGATGCGCAGCGGAGCTTTGCAGCGAAACTCGCAGGGCTTGGCGCTGATGTGGTCGTGGGCACTGGGCCTCACGTGCTGCAGCCAGTGACATGGCTCGACAAGGCGGGGGGCGGAAAGACTCTCGTTTGGTACTCGATCGGCAACATGCTGAGTACGCAGCTCGAGCTCGATCAGCGCACTGGGGTCATCGCCGGGTTCGACGTCGTGCGAGGCGATGATGGAAGCGTGACGATTGAGAATCCGACAGCGATTCCCACCTACATGCACTACGACTGGAGCGCGGAGCAGGAGGCTGCCGGTGAACTCGCTGCACGCCACAATCTTTCACTCACTCCGCTCGCCGACTCAGACGATCTCCTGAAACACACACGCTTCGGAGTCACCGCAGCCGCTCAGCTTGCAGCAACAACGAACATTCTTGGCCCGGACGTGCGGGTCGTGGAGCGATAA
- a CDS encoding FAD-binding dehydrogenase, translating into MDADVIVVGAGLSGLVAAREAYAAGLRTIIVDQEGPQNVGGQAWWSFGGLFLVDSPEQRRLGVKDSFELAWQDWQGSAKWDRIPDAADSPSGTEGPPAEDHWAARWGRAYVEWAAGEKRAWLREVGIDLTPMVGWAERGDLTATGHGNSVPRFHVSWGTGTGVVRPFVESASEAVAAGRTQFKHRHRVDELIVESGAVVGVRGAVLAPDNSDRGAASNRDEVDTFELRAPNVIVASGGIGGNHDLVREHWPERLGTPPREMVTGVPAYVDGRMLAITGDAGARLVNQDRMWHYTEGIKNWYPVWPKHAIRILPGPSPLWLDALGRRLPAPGLPGHDTLGTLKLLRTLPGLSEHDHSWFIVTSRIAAKEFALSGSEQNPDLTNRDKKLLMKTRLGKGAPGPVQAFIDRGVDFVTAESVAELVAKMNDLTDEPLLDAAAVERVIRARDAEFENPFSKDAQAMSVHNSRRYLGDRLTRTTKPHKLLDESAGPLVGIKLHVLTRKSLGGVQTDLSSRALDANGSPIPGLYAVGEAAGFGGGGVHGYNALEGTFLGGCLFSGRAAGRAIAGR; encoded by the coding sequence ATGGACGCTGATGTCATTGTCGTAGGTGCTGGACTCTCCGGGCTTGTCGCCGCGCGGGAGGCGTACGCTGCCGGGCTGCGCACGATCATCGTTGATCAGGAAGGCCCGCAGAACGTCGGCGGCCAGGCATGGTGGTCGTTTGGTGGGCTCTTCCTCGTCGACTCCCCTGAGCAGCGCCGGCTCGGAGTCAAGGACTCGTTCGAGCTCGCCTGGCAGGACTGGCAGGGCAGCGCCAAGTGGGACAGGATCCCCGACGCTGCCGACAGTCCGAGCGGGACCGAAGGCCCACCGGCTGAGGATCACTGGGCGGCGCGGTGGGGTCGCGCCTACGTCGAATGGGCGGCGGGCGAGAAGCGCGCGTGGCTGCGCGAGGTCGGGATTGATCTCACCCCAATGGTCGGCTGGGCCGAGCGTGGCGATCTCACTGCGACGGGTCACGGAAACTCGGTGCCACGTTTTCACGTGTCATGGGGAACAGGGACCGGGGTCGTGCGGCCGTTCGTAGAGTCGGCTTCGGAGGCTGTCGCGGCGGGCCGTACCCAGTTCAAGCACAGGCACCGGGTCGACGAACTCATCGTCGAGAGCGGCGCGGTCGTCGGCGTGCGGGGTGCGGTGCTCGCGCCAGACAACAGTGACCGCGGTGCCGCGTCGAACCGCGACGAGGTCGATACGTTCGAGTTGCGGGCGCCGAACGTCATCGTCGCGAGCGGCGGCATCGGCGGCAACCACGATCTCGTTCGCGAGCACTGGCCCGAACGCCTCGGCACTCCCCCGCGGGAAATGGTGACAGGCGTCCCTGCATATGTCGATGGGCGTATGCTCGCGATCACGGGCGATGCGGGAGCGAGACTCGTCAACCAGGATCGCATGTGGCATTACACCGAAGGCATCAAGAACTGGTATCCCGTCTGGCCGAAGCATGCGATTCGAATCCTGCCCGGTCCGTCGCCGCTCTGGCTCGACGCACTCGGCCGCCGCCTACCAGCTCCGGGCCTGCCTGGCCATGACACTCTTGGCACGCTGAAGCTGCTGCGCACGCTCCCTGGTCTTTCCGAGCACGACCACTCCTGGTTCATCGTGACGAGCCGCATTGCCGCGAAGGAGTTCGCCCTCTCTGGCTCGGAGCAAAACCCTGACCTCACAAACCGCGACAAGAAACTGCTCATGAAGACCCGCCTCGGGAAGGGGGCACCGGGGCCTGTGCAGGCCTTCATTGACAGAGGCGTGGACTTTGTCACGGCCGAGTCCGTTGCCGAGCTCGTCGCGAAGATGAACGACCTCACGGACGAGCCGCTGCTCGATGCGGCGGCTGTCGAGCGGGTTATTCGCGCCCGCGACGCCGAGTTCGAGAACCCTTTCTCGAAAGACGCGCAGGCGATGAGCGTGCATAACTCGCGCCGCTACCTCGGCGACAGGCTGACCCGTACGACAAAGCCGCACAAGCTTCTCGACGAGTCAGCTGGCCCGCTCGTCGGCATCAAGCTGCACGTGCTCACCCGTAAGTCGCTCGGTGGAGTGCAAACTGACCTGTCGTCGCGGGCGCTCGATGCGAACGGTTCCCCGATTCCGGGGCTCTACGCCGTTGGCGAGGCGGCCGGCTTTGGTGGCGGCGGTGTACACGGCTACAACGCGCTCGAAGGGACATTCCTCGGCGGCTGCCTGTTCTCTGGGCGCGCTGCCGGGCGCGCAATCGCAGGTCGATAG